One Nostoc sp. UHCC 0302 DNA window includes the following coding sequences:
- a CDS encoding ATP-binding protein, with protein sequence MDLTNGLDIILDTAVSEIRSLLQIDRCYFLCYLPHPSQPNISITHEARNPNLPTLLGTIPLQKSTFLTKTLLNQEVICIDDINSKSHLDDEMQELLMEFGITSQLLLPVKSNSGEIGAIVCSHGSGDRVWTNSEITLLQAVTDQLAIAIDHAQIYTQSRAATLAAQTHAEKLTEALHKLQETQSQLIQQEKMSSLGQLVAGVAHEINNPVNFIHGNLTYAKEYFQELIKLLYLYQQHYPTPKPEIQDFSEEIDLDFITSDLSKLLSSMNMGTNRIREIVLSLRNFSRHDEAEKKLVDIHEGIENTLLILHHRWKNSGIGLDISVIKEYAALPLVDCYPGQLNQVFMNILTNAIDALEESIVSRQSLDVNTKTTEKPQIRICTEVLDSNFVLIRIADNGIGMPEEVRTRLFDPFFTTKPVGKGTGLGLSISYQIVVERHGGILKCVSELGKGTEFSIQIPLESN encoded by the coding sequence ATGGATCTTACAAATGGCTTAGATATTATCTTAGATACTGCTGTCAGCGAAATTCGTAGCTTATTGCAAATTGACCGTTGTTACTTTCTTTGTTACTTACCACATCCATCTCAACCAAATATTAGCATCACCCATGAAGCACGCAACCCTAATTTACCGACTTTACTAGGCACTATTCCGCTACAAAAAAGTACTTTTTTGACTAAAACACTTCTAAATCAAGAGGTAATTTGCATTGATGATATTAATAGTAAGTCACACCTAGATGATGAAATGCAAGAACTCTTGATGGAGTTTGGTATCACTTCTCAACTACTACTACCAGTTAAGAGCAATTCAGGAGAAATTGGGGCAATTGTTTGTAGTCATGGTAGTGGCGATCGCGTTTGGACTAACAGTGAAATTACTCTGCTGCAAGCTGTAACAGATCAACTAGCGATCGCAATCGACCACGCTCAAATTTATACTCAAAGTCGTGCTGCTACTTTAGCAGCCCAAACTCACGCAGAAAAACTCACCGAAGCCTTGCATAAGTTGCAAGAAACTCAATCTCAATTAATTCAACAGGAAAAAATGTCTAGCTTGGGACAATTAGTGGCTGGAGTTGCTCATGAAATCAATAATCCAGTAAATTTTATTCATGGCAACTTGACTTATGCTAAAGAATACTTTCAAGAATTGATAAAGCTACTATACCTTTATCAGCAACACTATCCTACTCCTAAGCCAGAAATCCAGGATTTTTCTGAAGAAATTGATTTAGATTTTATTACTAGTGACCTTTCTAAACTTCTCTCTTCGATGAACATGGGTACTAATCGTATCCGTGAGATTGTTCTTAGTTTGCGAAATTTCTCCCGTCACGATGAAGCAGAGAAAAAGTTAGTTGACATTCACGAAGGAATTGAAAATACGCTGTTAATTTTGCACCATCGCTGGAAAAATAGTGGTATTGGATTAGATATATCTGTTATTAAAGAATACGCGGCTTTACCCTTAGTAGATTGTTATCCTGGGCAACTCAATCAAGTATTCATGAATATTTTGACTAATGCGATTGATGCTTTAGAAGAATCAATTGTCAGTAGGCAGTCGTTAGATGTTAATACAAAAACAACTGAAAAACCACAGATTCGGATTTGTACTGAAGTTTTAGACAGTAATTTTGTTCTCATACGGATTGCCGACAATGGAATAGGAATGCCCGAAGAAGTTAGAACACGGCTATTTGATCCATTTTTCACCACAAAGCCAGTCGGCAAAGGTACAGGATTAGGACTGTCTATTAGTTATCAAATAGTAGTAGAAAGACATGGTGGAATTCTGAAGTGTGTATCAGAATTAGGAAAAGGCACAGAATTCTCGATTCAAATTCCCCTTGAATCCAATTAA
- a CDS encoding PAS domain-containing protein: MMQQTKSEYQQAEEQYSRFFSLSIDLLCIANFDGYFKHLNPVWTKTLGWSQQELFAKPFLKFIHPEDQESTIIAAQKLVNSEDAICFENRYLCSDGSYKWLRYYLRYCCQRNS; this comes from the coding sequence ATGATGCAACAAACTAAGTCTGAGTACCAACAAGCAGAAGAACAATATTCCCGATTCTTCTCACTTTCTATAGATTTACTTTGTATTGCTAATTTTGATGGTTATTTTAAGCATTTAAATCCAGTATGGACAAAAACGCTTGGTTGGTCACAGCAGGAACTATTTGCTAAACCCTTTCTAAAATTTATTCACCCTGAAGACCAAGAATCTACCATTATAGCAGCCCAAAAACTTGTAAATTCCGAAGATGCGATTTGTTTTGAAAACCGCTATCTTTGCAGTGATGGATCTTACAAATGGCTTAGATATTATCTTAGATACTGCTGTCAGCGAAATTCGTAG
- a CDS encoding NB-ARC domain-containing protein, producing MNFKQCLKVADEAVFTNVGRRLNSPEIAILQGSWQSQTYEKIAKDTSYSVSYLKRTVAPKLWKILTQALSEEVSKTNFKSALERRWRKQGRWEGWEQENRGDKLIPSSPSCLKTDWGEAIDVSAFYGRTDELAKLDKWILSDRCRLITILGMGGMGKTAVAAKLAQQVQSEFEYVIWRSLRNTPPIDDTLADLMQFFCVEQNDLPKTLDAKILKLMAVLRNHRCLLILDNTESILQSGDIRNSYREGYEGYGQLFRCIAETTNQSCLVLTSREKPKGLAAKEGENLPIRSISLTGLQLAEAQNIFQHKGKFTGSKPEWELVINHYAGNPFALKIVATGILEVFEGNISKFVEYRKRETLIFNDIHDILQKQFNRLTNIEQSVMYWLAINREPGFFEELQDDLITEKSGSELLEALVSLHRRSLIEKMSMQYIQQAVVMEYVTERFINLCCAEIFKEETILLRSHALTKITTKDYIRESQIRLILEPLVTQINTKLHSQ from the coding sequence ATGAACTTTAAGCAATGTCTAAAAGTGGCAGATGAAGCGGTCTTTACCAACGTCGGTAGACGGTTGAATTCCCCTGAAATTGCTATTTTACAAGGTTCTTGGCAAAGTCAGACCTATGAGAAGATTGCTAAAGACACAAGTTACTCGGTGAGCTATCTGAAGCGGACTGTAGCGCCAAAGTTGTGGAAAATACTGACCCAAGCTTTAAGTGAAGAGGTTAGCAAAACAAACTTCAAATCAGCACTTGAGCGCAGATGGCGAAAACAGGGAAGATGGGAAGGTTGGGAGCAAGAAAATAGGGGAGACAAATTAATCCCCTCATCCCCCTCATGTCTCAAAACAGACTGGGGAGAAGCAATTGATGTCTCTGCGTTCTACGGGCGTACAGATGAACTAGCAAAATTAGATAAATGGATTTTGAGCGATCGCTGCCGCCTAATCACTATATTAGGTATGGGTGGAATGGGAAAAACTGCTGTTGCAGCCAAATTAGCACAACAAGTCCAGTCTGAATTTGAGTATGTCATTTGGCGATCGCTACGCAATACTCCACCTATAGATGACACATTAGCAGACCTCATGCAATTTTTTTGTGTAGAGCAAAATGATTTACCAAAAACGCTAGACGCGAAAATTCTAAAATTGATGGCGGTTTTGCGAAATCATCGTTGTCTACTCATCTTAGACAATACCGAATCTATATTGCAAAGTGGTGATATTAGAAATAGTTATCGAGAAGGATATGAAGGTTATGGTCAGTTATTCCGTTGTATTGCAGAAACAACTAATCAAAGTTGTTTAGTACTGACTTCCCGTGAAAAACCCAAAGGTTTAGCAGCTAAGGAAGGGGAAAACTTACCAATTCGCTCCATCAGTCTGACAGGTCTGCAACTAGCAGAAGCACAAAATATTTTTCAACACAAAGGTAAGTTCACTGGCTCAAAACCTGAATGGGAATTGGTTATTAATCACTATGCTGGTAATCCCTTCGCCTTAAAAATAGTAGCTACAGGTATTCTAGAGGTTTTTGAGGGAAATATTTCTAAATTTGTAGAATATCGGAAGCGAGAAACATTAATTTTTAATGATATTCATGATATATTGCAAAAGCAATTCAATCGGTTGACAAATATAGAACAATCTGTGATGTACTGGCTAGCAATCAATCGAGAGCCAGGTTTTTTTGAAGAATTACAAGATGATTTGATTACTGAAAAGTCGGGGAGCGAATTATTAGAAGCTTTAGTCTCTTTGCATAGGCGATCGCTCATCGAAAAAATGTCTATGCAGTATATACAACAAGCTGTAGTAATGGAGTATGTTACAGAACGCTTCATTAACCTTTGTTGTGCAGAAATTTTTAAAGAAGAAACCATATTATTAAGAAGTCATGCACTCACCAAAATTACGACTAAGGATTATATCAGAGAAAGTCAGATCCGCTTAATTTTAGAACCACTTGTAACTCAAATCAATACAAAGCTTCACTCTCAATAA
- a CDS encoding APC family permease codes for MSLYPQLKQFLLGKSLPTSAHSEERLSNAAALAVLSSDALSSVAYATEEILLVLVAAGSGALGLSLPIAVAIIILLGIVVLSYRQTIRAYPQGGGSYIVARENLGLYPGLIAGGSLMIDYILTVTVSISAGTAALTSAVPSLRPFTVSLCLIFIFLIMLANLRGVKESGKIFMIPTYAFIVSIFVLIALGLFKKATGHIADEYPVLPVTEGLSLFFVLRAFSAGCTALTGVEAISDGVLAFKQPEWKNARLTLLYLGVILGLMFVGITYLVNIYHIVPEEGQTVVSLLGRQILNGSYLHYFYFFIQVVTLLVLLLAANTSYADFPRLCYFLARDGFLPRQLSLLGDRLVYSNGIILLSLCAAILVVIFKGQVNAVIPLYAVGVFTSFTLSQAGMVRRWFHEKTGGWQASALMNGLGAIATAVVLVVIVSTKFLLGAWLVVVAIPLVVALFLAIRRHYEYVAERLSIQGMPPRSYIPRPQPTVVTHPAVVVVGQLNRGTVEALDYARTIADEIVAVHVDIASTDREKFLEKWRQLESDIPLEIIDSPYRSVIGPLVDFVSQFEEHHPDVFTTIIIPAFVTRNWWDSLLHNQTTLFLKTALRAKKSRVVTTVRYYL; via the coding sequence ATGTCCCTCTACCCTCAGTTAAAGCAATTTTTACTTGGTAAATCATTACCAACAAGCGCTCATAGTGAAGAGCGATTGAGTAATGCCGCCGCCTTGGCAGTTCTTTCCTCAGATGCTCTCTCCTCCGTTGCTTATGCCACAGAAGAAATCCTGCTAGTTCTAGTAGCGGCGGGAAGTGGCGCTCTCGGTTTGTCTTTGCCAATTGCTGTGGCAATTATCATCCTGCTAGGAATAGTTGTACTTTCCTATCGACAAACCATTCGCGCTTATCCTCAAGGTGGTGGCTCTTACATTGTTGCCAGAGAAAACCTCGGTCTGTATCCAGGTCTGATAGCAGGCGGTTCGCTGATGATTGATTATATATTGACAGTCACTGTCAGTATATCTGCGGGTACAGCCGCCCTGACCTCAGCAGTGCCATCACTACGACCCTTTACAGTCAGCCTTTGCTTGATTTTTATTTTCCTAATAATGCTGGCAAATCTTAGGGGCGTCAAGGAATCAGGCAAGATATTTATGATTCCTACATATGCATTTATTGTCAGCATTTTTGTGTTGATTGCCCTTGGTTTATTCAAAAAAGCAACTGGCCATATTGCTGATGAATACCCCGTCCTTCCTGTCACCGAAGGACTGAGTTTATTTTTCGTTTTGCGTGCCTTTTCTGCTGGATGTACAGCATTGACGGGAGTAGAAGCAATCTCTGATGGAGTTTTAGCTTTTAAGCAACCAGAATGGAAAAATGCTCGCCTCACATTGCTCTATTTGGGAGTAATTTTAGGGCTGATGTTTGTGGGAATTACATATTTAGTAAACATTTATCACATTGTCCCAGAAGAGGGACAAACTGTGGTTTCTCTTTTGGGAAGGCAGATTTTGAATGGTAGTTATTTACACTACTTCTATTTCTTTATCCAAGTTGTGACATTGTTGGTTTTGCTTTTAGCTGCTAATACAAGCTATGCAGACTTTCCCAGACTTTGTTACTTTTTGGCACGAGATGGATTTTTGCCACGGCAGTTGTCGCTATTGGGCGATCGCTTAGTCTACTCAAACGGTATTATTCTCCTAAGCCTCTGCGCTGCAATTTTAGTCGTTATCTTCAAAGGACAAGTTAACGCCGTTATTCCGCTTTACGCAGTGGGTGTCTTCACGTCCTTCACCCTCTCCCAAGCCGGGATGGTACGTCGCTGGTTTCACGAAAAGACAGGTGGTTGGCAGGCCAGTGCTTTGATGAATGGTTTGGGAGCCATTGCTACAGCGGTTGTGTTGGTCGTCATCGTCTCCACTAAGTTCCTTTTAGGAGCTTGGTTAGTCGTGGTGGCAATTCCTTTGGTAGTCGCTCTATTTTTAGCTATTCGCCGTCACTATGAATACGTAGCCGAACGGTTAAGTATTCAAGGAATGCCACCTCGAAGTTATATTCCTAGACCACAACCAACAGTTGTTACTCATCCAGCAGTGGTAGTGGTAGGACAACTTAACAGAGGAACAGTAGAAGCTTTGGATTATGCACGGACAATTGCCGATGAAATTGTCGCAGTTCACGTAGATATTGCTTCTACAGACCGAGAAAAATTCCTAGAAAAATGGCGACAATTAGAGTCAGATATTCCTTTAGAAATTATCGACTCACCTTATCGCTCTGTAATTGGGCCACTTGTTGATTTTGTCAGTCAGTTTGAGGAACATCATCCAGATGTTTTCACAACTATCATTATTCCTGCTTTTGTGACTCGCAATTGGTGGGATAGTCTTTTGCATAACCAAACAACTCTGTTCTTAAAAACAGCTTTAAGGGCTAAAAAGAGTCGAGTTGTGACTACTGTGAGATATTACCTGTAA
- a CDS encoding IS982 family transposase — protein sequence MKVTRLLTQTSPMTSIDFGTLITTIFVVVDDWYQKQVKNETLIKPGAKTRMSDSEIMTLALVMDYLPFPGETQFLGFIRGNYKQWFPNLLDQSQFNRRLRKLDGMLENLRRSWVEQLVEGSEKYFLLDTKPLPVLGLKRDKRYSDFAGNAAPGRCAAREMSYFGYKLVMLSTWNGIAVAYDIVPANTDERIAADAVLEMVQHSDIYADKGFISADWQAAIARRTGNRIWTNKRDNQHLQHSHALKRFISRVRQRVEGVFHEIQNTGRNPERLLNKTVDGFCVHIAAKVASHTLRLLLRRRFGINVLTFQSQPI from the coding sequence ATGAAAGTTACCAGACTTTTAACTCAGACTTCCCCCATGACTAGCATAGACTTTGGAACATTAATTACAACAATATTTGTAGTAGTCGATGATTGGTATCAAAAGCAAGTAAAAAATGAAACTTTGATAAAACCGGGTGCGAAGACGAGAATGAGTGATAGCGAAATCATGACACTAGCATTGGTCATGGATTATCTACCATTTCCCGGAGAAACACAATTTCTTGGTTTCATCAGGGGAAATTACAAGCAATGGTTTCCAAATTTACTCGACCAGAGTCAATTTAATCGGCGGTTACGCAAATTAGATGGGATGTTAGAGAACTTACGCCGCAGTTGGGTAGAGCAATTGGTTGAAGGAAGTGAAAAATATTTCCTTCTCGATACTAAACCGTTACCAGTATTAGGACTCAAACGAGACAAGCGATATAGTGACTTTGCCGGAAACGCTGCCCCTGGTCGATGTGCTGCTAGAGAAATGAGTTATTTTGGCTACAAGCTAGTAATGCTATCAACGTGGAATGGAATTGCCGTTGCTTATGACATAGTACCTGCTAATACTGATGAAAGAATTGCCGCTGATGCTGTTTTAGAGATGGTTCAGCACAGCGATATTTACGCAGATAAAGGCTTTATTTCTGCCGACTGGCAAGCTGCCATCGCTCGCCGCACTGGTAATCGTATCTGGACAAACAAGCGCGATAACCAGCATCTTCAACATTCTCATGCTTTGAAACGTTTTATTAGTCGTGTTCGCCAACGCGTTGAAGGTGTTTTTCACGAAATTCAAAATACTGGCCGTAATCCCGAACGCCTACTTAATAAAACTGTTGATGGCTTTTGTGTACATATTGCTGCCAAAGTTGCATCTCACACACTACGTCTATTGCTTCGCCGCCGTTTTGGCATCAATGTTCTCACTTTTCAGTCTCAACCTATTTAA
- a CDS encoding LysM peptidoglycan-binding domain-containing protein, producing the protein MHSLEERNEVKPGDVVYLKTIDILGKPRVKHYGIVAENTLFVYHFVGKKISKGIFRKTRWERFATYANEVRKTHVVDISNPDLENIVLARAKILVNLKPMYDWHDSNCENAVRWCKTGKWQSLQVRDLSFYPIDQVFPLFERWRRQYIDNETSRTILFLGRSRNFKKYHISFNNENLDEELCIFNLPEKLRKKYYSSRKKLLNNIKCQQIKDDFIEKLFKYKCVVCIVLMIIIVIILKSNITNMINSPISFTPVNPLPPDISPVRKCHSPYKVKPRDTLTHIAFKCYGDSTKSDIICKANRDKIKNCHNILTGIKIVIP; encoded by the coding sequence ATGCATTCACTAGAAGAAAGGAATGAAGTAAAACCTGGAGATGTGGTTTATCTAAAAACCATTGATATTTTGGGAAAACCACGAGTTAAACATTACGGTATAGTAGCGGAAAATACTTTATTTGTATATCATTTTGTGGGTAAAAAAATAAGTAAAGGTATTTTTCGTAAAACGCGTTGGGAACGTTTTGCGACATATGCAAATGAAGTAAGAAAAACACATGTTGTTGATATTTCAAATCCTGACCTTGAAAATATAGTTTTGGCACGCGCTAAAATACTTGTAAATTTAAAACCTATGTATGACTGGCATGACAGCAACTGTGAAAATGCGGTTAGATGGTGCAAAACTGGAAAATGGCAATCTCTGCAAGTTAGAGACCTCAGTTTTTACCCAATTGACCAAGTTTTCCCATTATTTGAACGATGGAGGCGCCAATATATTGATAATGAAACATCTCGTACAATATTATTTTTAGGGCGATCTAGAAATTTTAAAAAATATCATATTTCTTTTAATAATGAAAATTTAGATGAGGAATTATGTATATTTAATCTTCCTGAAAAACTACGAAAGAAGTATTACTCTAGTAGAAAAAAACTTTTAAATAATATTAAATGCCAACAAATTAAAGATGACTTTATAGAAAAGTTATTCAAATATAAATGTGTTGTTTGTATTGTTCTGATGATTATAATTGTAATTATTCTAAAATCAAATATTACTAACATGATTAACTCACCTATTTCATTTACGCCTGTGAATCCTTTGCCGCCTGACATTAGCCCAGTAAGAAAGTGTCATAGCCCTTATAAAGTCAAACCTCGTGATACATTAACGCATATAGCATTTAAGTGTTATGGAGATAGCACAAAGTCAGATATTATTTGTAAAGCAAATCGAGATAAGATTAAAAACTGTCATAATATCCTGACAGGAATAAAAATTGTAATTCCTTGA
- a CDS encoding CPBP family glutamic-type intramembrane protease: MNTLILRIEKAILTIPSRQSWLDSAILLLLFAVISLTIGFYLKFLKFELFQQSLLEAAKIIIISIFTPAITEELFFRVLLLPHLTENASINDQWLWGCLSLVGFVIYHPLEAITVFPSAYHTFTNKVFLLLVTFFGSLCTIIYFQTGSLWTSVFVHWIVVITWLLLLGGYSKLNTQ, translated from the coding sequence ATGAATACATTAATACTACGTATAGAGAAGGCAATTTTAACAATTCCTTCTCGTCAATCTTGGCTAGATTCAGCAATCCTATTACTATTATTTGCAGTAATTTCTTTGACTATAGGCTTTTATTTAAAATTTTTAAAGTTTGAATTGTTTCAACAATCATTATTAGAAGCAGCTAAGATAATAATAATTTCTATTTTTACGCCCGCAATAACAGAGGAATTATTTTTTCGTGTTTTACTACTTCCTCATTTGACAGAAAATGCTTCAATAAATGACCAGTGGCTATGGGGGTGTCTCAGCTTAGTAGGTTTTGTTATTTATCATCCTCTTGAAGCAATTACAGTATTTCCATCGGCATATCATACCTTTACTAATAAAGTTTTTTTGTTATTAGTAACATTCTTCGGAAGTTTATGTACAATTATATATTTTCAAACGGGTTCTTTATGGACATCAGTTTTTGTTCATTGGATAGTTGTAATAACTTGGTTACTATTATTAGGAGGATACAGTAAATTAAATACTCAGTAA
- a CDS encoding exonuclease SbcCD subunit D, translated as MVKILHLSDIHMGSGFSHGRINPTTGLNTRLEDFVNTLSRCIDKALSGVVDMVIFGGDAFPDATPPPYVQEAFASQFRRLVDANIPTVLLVGNHDQHSQGLGGASLNIYRTLGVPGFVVGDILTTHHIQTRNGSVQVITLPWLTRSTLMTRQETEGLSLAEVNQLLTDRLEVVLEGEIRRLDPDVPTVLLAHLMADNATLGAERYLAVGKGFTLPLSLLTRPCFDYVALGHVHRHQNLNKSNNPPVIYPGSIERVDFSEEKEDKGYVMLELERGKVEWEFCPLPVRTFRTIEVDVSKAEDPQAVLMKAIAKYDIQDAVVRLIYKLRSEQMDLIDTASLHTALSAAHTYTIQAELLSQLARPRIPELSASSSIDPMEALKTYLHNREDLKDIAASMLEAAHKLLADDVEVWLEGATNE; from the coding sequence ATGGTTAAAATCCTCCACCTCTCCGATATTCATATGGGAAGCGGCTTTTCCCACGGGCGCATTAATCCCACCACAGGATTAAATACACGGCTGGAGGATTTTGTCAATACTCTTTCCCGATGTATCGATAAAGCCCTGTCAGGTGTTGTGGATATGGTCATATTCGGTGGCGATGCTTTTCCTGATGCTACACCGCCACCTTATGTCCAAGAAGCTTTTGCTAGCCAATTTCGTCGTCTCGTGGATGCGAATATTCCCACAGTCTTGTTAGTGGGCAACCACGACCAACATTCTCAAGGATTGGGAGGAGCAAGTTTAAATATTTACCGTACCTTGGGAGTACCGGGATTTGTTGTCGGTGACATATTAACCACCCACCACATTCAAACCCGTAATGGCAGTGTGCAAGTGATTACCCTCCCTTGGCTGACTCGTTCAACGCTCATGACTCGCCAAGAAACCGAAGGTTTGTCTTTGGCAGAAGTCAACCAACTGTTAACCGATCGCCTAGAAGTTGTTTTAGAAGGAGAAATTCGCCGTCTTGACCCCGATGTGCCAACTGTGCTTTTGGCTCACTTGATGGCTGATAATGCAACCTTGGGAGCAGAACGCTATTTGGCAGTGGGTAAAGGCTTTACTCTGCCTCTTTCTTTGCTAACGCGTCCCTGTTTTGATTATGTAGCGCTGGGACACGTTCACCGCCACCAGAACCTGAATAAATCTAACAACCCGCCAGTGATTTATCCAGGAAGCATTGAGCGGGTAGATTTTAGCGAAGAAAAAGAAGACAAAGGCTATGTGATGCTAGAACTGGAGCGGGGTAAGGTTGAGTGGGAATTTTGTCCCTTACCAGTTCGGACTTTCCGCACAATTGAGGTGGATGTCTCCAAAGCAGAAGATCCGCAAGCGGTGTTAATGAAAGCGATCGCTAAATATGATATTCAAGATGCTGTAGTGCGGCTAATTTACAAACTCCGCTCTGAGCAGATGGATTTAATTGATACAGCTTCTCTACATACTGCCTTAAGTGCAGCTCATACTTATACCATTCAAGCAGAATTGCTCAGTCAGTTAGCTCGACCCCGGATTCCCGAATTGAGTGCAAGTAGTAGCATTGACCCAATGGAAGCTTTAAAAACTTACTTGCATAATCGCGAAGACCTCAAAGATATCGCTGCATCAATGCTAGAAGCAGCACATAAATTGCTAGCAGATGATGTGGAGGTTTGGCTAGAAGGAGCTACGAATGAATAA